A segment of the Campylobacter concisus genome:
TCTTGCATTTTCATAGCATTTTTGCGTTAACACCGCGCTTGAACTACTATCTGAGTGAGTGTTTGCGTAGGTTTTTAAAAATTTTAAAATTTCATCTTCAATGGGCTTATAAGCAAGACCTGAAGCCGTGTAATCAAAATAGTAAAGGCCTTCTTTTAAAATGATATTTTTTCTTACTTCATCGATATTTAGCAATGTTTTCCTTTTTTAAAGCAGGGATTATAATTAAATTTTCATAAAAAAGCTTGCAAAATAAGCATCTTTTAAAGCAATAAATTTCTTTGTAAATTTTCTATATTTTTCTTTATTGTGCCATCTTTATAGATAGCGGATATTAAGGCGATCATGTCTGGCTTTACTCTAGCGACACTTGCAATGTTGCTAGAGTTTATGCCACCTATGACACACACATTCATTCCCATTTCTTTTGCTTGTGATATAGTTTGAGCCTTGCAAAGTGGCGCATTTGGTTTTGTTGGGCTTTTAAACATCGCTCCAAAAGCTACGTAGCTAGCGCCATTTTGTTTTGCCCTAATGGCAAGCTCCAAGCTATCATAGCAGCTAACCCCCACGTAAGCATCATCTCCTAAAATTTCAAACGCCTCTTTTATGCTCGCATCATCTTTTCCCAAATGCACGGACTTTGCCCCTATATTAGCAGCAAATAAAATATCATCATTTACGATAAATCTGGCTCCAAATTTTTCGCATAAATTGAAAATTTCACTAGCTAGCCTCTCATCTTTGGGTATTTTTTTAGAGCGAAATTGAAAAAATTTAACCCCACACTCTAAAATTTCTTTAGTGTATTGCAAGGCTAAATTTTCAGGCATCAACACATCGTCGCTAATCGCGTAAATTTCAATCACTTATGCCAACTTTATGATTTAGTAGACGTTTGCCAAATTTTGTCGTAATTGCATTTTTAATAGCATTTAAAATGTATCTTTTGGCTAGTTTTATGGCCTCTTCTTTGGTGTGTCCATTTGCCAGTAAGCAGGCCAGCGCACTTGCAAAGCTACACCCAGCCCCATGCATGATCTCTGGTTTTATTAGTGGCTCTTTAAATTTAATTACGTCACCATTTTTTTTAAAAAGAGTATCTTCACAAATTTCTGCAACCGTGCTTCGCTTTAAGATCATATCGCAAGGTAAATTTTTACTATCAAGCTCCAAAACTTTGGCTTCATCGATATTTGGCGTGATAATGTCTGCAAATTTAAAAAGTTTTTTTAAGCTTGCTATCGCGTCATTTTCAAGAAGCTTTGAGCCTGATTTTGCTACGCAAACTGGGTCTATTACTATTTTAATGCCTTGCTTATAAAATTTTTCAAGCCAAAAACCAACGCAAGATATAAGCTCTTTATTAAAAAGCATTCCAACCTTGATAGCGTCTATATTTAGCTCCTCGTCTACCATTTTTATTTGTTCATTTAGATTTGTAACATTTGTAGCAAAGATATTGCTAACGCCATTTGTATTTTGTGCTGTAAGAGCCGTGATAGCCGTCGCTGCGTAGCAAGAAAACGCCTCGCATGTCTTTATGTCAGCCTGCACGCCAGCACCACCAACACTATCACTTCCTGCAATTATTAATATATTTTTCATCTATCTCCCATACAACCTGAAATTTTATCAACACTAAAAGGATCATCGACCTTCCAACTACTTGAATACTTCTTAATGCTATTTTTTAATGCGTCCACTAGATAATTCACATCTTCTAGTGTATGCGTATAGTGAAGTCCAGCTCTGACCCAACCTGGCTTGCGAGTAAAGAGTGAGTCCTCTTTTAAATGAAGCAGATCATGTCCATATGGCCCAGCGCAAGAACACCCTGCACGCGTTTGAATGCCATATTCTTTGCTTAAAACTTTGGCTAGTTCATAAGGCGAAACACCAGTCACGTTAAAAGAAAATATCGGCAAACGCTTTGCATTATTTGGATGATAGCAGGTAAGCTCAGGAATTTCTGCTAGTCTTTTTTCCAAATACTCTCCAAGCTCGCTCTCGTTTTCATATATTGCCTCAAATCCTATCTCATTTCTTAGTCTATAAGCCAAATTTGCCCTTATAAGTCCTAAAATAGGCGGCGTACCGGCCTCCTCTAGCTGTTCACTATCTTTTACAAATATAGCATAGTTTTTGCTAACATAACTTACCGTTCCACCACCAGCAAATGTCGGCTCATCTGAGTTTGCAAGTATCTTTTTTATAGCAAGAAGCCCACAACTTCCTACTCCACCAAGCAGTTTATGTGGCGATAAAAAAAGAGCATCAAAATAGTCACAGTCAATATTTCCATAAGCGCTAAAGCTTGCAGCATCAAATGCCACAATGCCACCATAAGATTTTATAAGAGTATAAATTTTTCTATAATCGCTCAAAACCCCAGTCACATTTGAAGCCACGCTAAAAGTTGCGATAATCTCACGACCAACATTTATCCTTAAAATTTGCTCCAAATGATTAAAGTCGATCCCTCCATTTTTATCAAGCCTGATATGCTCAACCTCACAAAGGGCTTGCCTAAAGCTTATCTCATTTGAATGATGCTCGTAAGGCCCAAGTACTACAAGCGGAGAATTTTCATTTGGCTTTAACGCATATCTTTTTTTTAATGCTGGCGGTGCATAAATTCCTAAAATTTCTTGAAATTTCTTTATCGCACCGGTAGCTCCATTGCCACAAGTAAAAAGATAAAAGCTCTCATCAAGTCCTAGTAAGCTTTTTAATTCACGTCTTGAATCTTCATAAATTTGAGCAGTTTTATAAGCATTTGATGAGCTGATAGAGTGCGTATTTGCGTATGTTTGGAGTATTTTTGCCATCTCATCTTCGATAGGTTTATAAGCTAGCCCTGAAGCTGTAAAGTCAAAATAATAAATGCCATTTTTTAAAATTATATTTTCTCTAATATGCTCTAAATTTACCAAACCACAACCCTTGTTTTTTGCGTAGCATTATAGATTACTTTAGCTAAAATATACTACAATGCCCAAATAAAGGAGCCAATATAAAAGCTTTAAAATTAACATTTGAGCGAATGAAACACCTTGATATAAATGAACTTATTAAATTTCATCTCGTCTTTGATGAGTTTGATTTAAAGCACTCATACTATGATGTTTTTGAAGCGATCGAGGCTGAAATTTTAAACAACTTCTTAGCTTTGATGCCAAAATTTTACTTCGAATCCGATACAAACGATGCTATAAAATCTGCCCTCATAAAACTTGCGCGAAGTGATAGAAAAAAATTTAACGTACATAAAATTTTACCTCAAAGCCTAGCTAGCAAAGTCTATGCAAAGCTTTTTGAAAAGAATTTTTTACTGCTTGAAAAAAGTAGAGAAGTTTTACCAAAAAGATCAAAAAACCAAATGCTAAAAAAAGAAGAAAGAGGCTATAAAATTGAGGATAAAATACATTTTAATAGCCATTTTTCAAGGTTTTGGTTTAGATTTATAGAGCCAAATTTAAGCTTGCTAAAAGCTGGTAAAAATGATGAAATTTTAGCCATCATAAAAAAGGAATTTGACGAATATGCAAGCCTTGGATTTGAAATTTTATGCGGTGAGCTTATGGCAAAAAAATTTCTGATTAATGGCATATTTTTAAGTAGCTTTTGGAGCAAAAACATAGAGCTTGATATGCTATTAAATATAGGTGGCAAGATCATAGTCGGCGAGGCAAAATATAAAGAGAGAAAGGTTTGTAAAAACGTGCTAAATTTACTATTAAAAAAATGCGAAAAACTAAATATCAAGCCAGATATTATTGCTCTTTTTTCAAAGAGTGGATTTAGTAGCGAGCTAAGAAATCTAAAGGATGAAAGGCTAAGACTTTATGAAATTAGCGATTTTGAGGAACTTTTAAAATGAACGAACACGATATCCAAGCTGGCTTAAAAAGCCTGATAGAGCAGACTTATCTGATAGAAAACGAATATAAAAATTTAACATCATCTTACGCAAACTTGCAAAATTTCATTAAAGATATTGTGGAAATTCTGCCAAATGCTATCTGGGTGTTAGATGAGAATGATGAGATCTTTTTACAAAACTCAGAAGCAGTAAGACTTGGTAAAATTTTTAAAGAGATACCAAAAAAAGAGGGCGAGATAAATGTAGATGGGCAAATTTATCTTTTTAAAACAAGCTCTAAAGACAATAAACTAATAATCTCTGCAACAAACATAACAGTAGAAAAACGCACCGAGCGCCTTGCCTCTATGGGCCAAGTAGCAGCTCACCTAGCCCACGAGATCAGAAATCCAGTAGGCTCTATCTCGCTTTTAGCTTCAACTCTACTTAAAAGAGCTGATGAGCGCACAAAGCCTATCGTAAATCAAATACAAAAAGCTACATGGCGAGTCGAACGCATAATCAAAGCCACTCTACTTTTCACAAAAGGCCTTAACATAAATGCACAAATTTTTGACTTTTCGCAGCTTAAAAAAGAGTGCGAAGAGGCTATAAATTTTTACGACTATTCAAAGGATATTAAATTTAGCCTAGAATTTCCAGATGGCAAATATATGGGCGACCTTGATCTACTAGCCATTGTCTTTCAAAATATTTTATTTAACGCCATTGATGCCATTGAAGAGAGCGATGATGATGAAGGAGAGATCATTTTAAGCTATGAAAAAACACCAAGTGAGCATAAATTTATCATTTATGATAGTGGCGAGCCTATCAAAGACAAAGCCATAGTTTTTGAGCCGTTTAAAAGTAGCAAGCTAAAAGGAAACGGCCTTGGACTGCACCTTTGCTTGCAGATCATAGAGGCTCACAAAGGCAGTATCGAGATCACACTAAATCCAAAAACATTTTGCATAAATTTACCAATAAAGGAGTAAGAATGAACATACAAAACGAACTTGAGGCTTTTAAAAAATCTCTTCAAACGCTTGATTTAAGAGAAATTTCAAACGATGGAGCAAAAAACGTTGCATTTATCTGTATCGATATGATAGAAGCATTTGCTGGAAGTGGTGCGCTCGCTAGTCAAAGAGTGGCCGCCTTATCAAAAGGGATCGCGACACTTTTTGATAGAGCGTGGAGAGATTTTGGCTTTAGAAATTTTATCCTTATAGAAGATAGGCACACCAGTGATTCAAAAGAATTTGAGAACTTTTTGCCACATGCCATACTTGATACAAATGAGATAAAAACCGTAAAAGAGATAGAAAATCTAAGCTTTTTTAAAGAGTTCAAGACATTTTATAAAAACTCTTTAAGCATTGCGTTTAATAAAGAATTT
Coding sequences within it:
- the thiE gene encoding thiamine phosphate synthase, with translation MIEIYAISDDVLMPENLALQYTKEILECGVKFFQFRSKKIPKDERLASEIFNLCEKFGARFIVNDDILFAANIGAKSVHLGKDDASIKEAFEILGDDAYVGVSCYDSLELAIRAKQNGASYVAFGAMFKSPTKPNAPLCKAQTISQAKEMGMNVCVIGGINSSNIASVARVKPDMIALISAIYKDGTIKKNIENLQRNLLL
- a CDS encoding hydroxymethylpyrimidine/phosphomethylpyrimidine kinase, yielding MKNILIIAGSDSVGGAGVQADIKTCEAFSCYAATAITALTAQNTNGVSNIFATNVTNLNEQIKMVDEELNIDAIKVGMLFNKELISCVGFWLEKFYKQGIKIVIDPVCVAKSGSKLLENDAIASLKKLFKFADIITPNIDEAKVLELDSKNLPCDMILKRSTVAEICEDTLFKKNGDVIKFKEPLIKPEIMHGAGCSFASALACLLANGHTKEEAIKLAKRYILNAIKNAITTKFGKRLLNHKVGISD
- a CDS encoding aminotransferase class V-fold PLP-dependent enzyme is translated as MVNLEHIRENIILKNGIYYFDFTASGLAYKPIEDEMAKILQTYANTHSISSSNAYKTAQIYEDSRRELKSLLGLDESFYLFTCGNGATGAIKKFQEILGIYAPPALKKRYALKPNENSPLVVLGPYEHHSNEISFRQALCEVEHIRLDKNGGIDFNHLEQILRINVGREIIATFSVASNVTGVLSDYRKIYTLIKSYGGIVAFDAASFSAYGNIDCDYFDALFLSPHKLLGGVGSCGLLAIKKILANSDEPTFAGGGTVSYVSKNYAIFVKDSEQLEEAGTPPILGLIRANLAYRLRNEIGFEAIYENESELGEYLEKRLAEIPELTCYHPNNAKRLPIFSFNVTGVSPYELAKVLSKEYGIQTRAGCSCAGPYGHDLLHLKEDSLFTRKPGWVRAGLHYTHTLEDVNYLVDALKNSIKKYSSSWKVDDPFSVDKISGCMGDR
- a CDS encoding DUF234 domain-containing protein, producing the protein MKHLDINELIKFHLVFDEFDLKHSYYDVFEAIEAEILNNFLALMPKFYFESDTNDAIKSALIKLARSDRKKFNVHKILPQSLASKVYAKLFEKNFLLLEKSREVLPKRSKNQMLKKEERGYKIEDKIHFNSHFSRFWFRFIEPNLSLLKAGKNDEILAIIKKEFDEYASLGFEILCGELMAKKFLINGIFLSSFWSKNIELDMLLNIGGKIIVGEAKYKERKVCKNVLNLLLKKCEKLNIKPDIIALFSKSGFSSELRNLKDERLRLYEISDFEELLK
- a CDS encoding sensor histidine kinase, with translation MNEHDIQAGLKSLIEQTYLIENEYKNLTSSYANLQNFIKDIVEILPNAIWVLDENDEIFLQNSEAVRLGKIFKEIPKKEGEINVDGQIYLFKTSSKDNKLIISATNITVEKRTERLASMGQVAAHLAHEIRNPVGSISLLASTLLKRADERTKPIVNQIQKATWRVERIIKATLLFTKGLNINAQIFDFSQLKKECEEAINFYDYSKDIKFSLEFPDGKYMGDLDLLAIVFQNILFNAIDAIEESDDDEGEIILSYEKTPSEHKFIIYDSGEPIKDKAIVFEPFKSSKLKGNGLGLHLCLQIIEAHKGSIEITLNPKTFCINLPIKE
- a CDS encoding cysteine hydrolase family protein, translating into MNIQNELEAFKKSLQTLDLREISNDGAKNVAFICIDMIEAFAGSGALASQRVAALSKGIATLFDRAWRDFGFRNFILIEDRHTSDSKEFENFLPHAILDTNEIKTVKEIENLSFFKEFKTFYKNSLSIAFNKEFEKFLEQNPQIDTFVITGDCTDMCVYQCVSYLKLRANEYNKKARVIVPFDLTQTYDIPGHNGDFYHEMFSLHMKLALGADVVKSIRF